The Candidatus Zymogenus saltonus genome has a window encoding:
- a CDS encoding ATP-binding cassette domain-containing protein has product MGKKKSNTKLPPKKELIDVYKRLIKYVKPYWGKFFPAVFFNLVFAGTTGALVKVVEPLINNLIESKNLKGLLLLSIGVVFINFVRGFANFFGTYLMRAVGLHVIKDIQEELYSHIQGLSLRFFSDHHTGLLTSRINNDVGLVNVAVTDAVEGGFKELVTILVLMGVAFYQDWLLAIVAFGVFPLMTIPITRISRSMRKVSTRGQEKTADITTILMETFSGVRIVKAFGMEDYESERFNKENTKLFKTYLKKARVRAMTGPIMEVIGTFGFALVLLYGGWKAMGIEGYIGKYVSFIAALMLIYPSVRALSRLNNGIQEAIAASIRIFNILDTKPDIVDVPGAIELPPVKNEIEFKNVSFSYDSVPVLTDINLKVKVGEVLAFVGMSGGGKTTLVNLIPRFYDVTGGKVLFDGVDIRDVKLKSLRSQIGIVTQQTILFSDTIRNNIAYGNMDTSQEEIDNAAKAANAYNFIKRLPEGYDTMIGEDGARLSGGERQRLSIARALLKDAPVLILDEATSSLDTESEKEVQKALENLMKGRTTFVIAHRLSTIQHADRIMVVVGGKIVEQGTHDELLAKGGEYKKLYDMQFQDKEVPTDGVVLV; this is encoded by the coding sequence ATGGGAAAGAAAAAGAGCAATACTAAACTGCCCCCTAAAAAAGAACTTATTGATGTTTATAAGAGGCTTATTAAGTATGTCAAGCCCTACTGGGGAAAGTTTTTTCCCGCCGTATTTTTTAACCTGGTTTTTGCCGGGACCACAGGAGCCCTCGTCAAGGTGGTGGAGCCCCTCATCAACAACCTGATTGAATCGAAAAATCTAAAGGGCCTTTTACTTCTCTCCATCGGGGTGGTCTTCATTAACTTTGTAAGGGGTTTTGCCAACTTCTTTGGCACCTATCTGATGCGGGCTGTCGGTCTGCACGTAATAAAGGACATCCAGGAGGAGTTGTACTCCCACATACAGGGTTTGTCGTTAAGGTTTTTTTCCGATCACCACACGGGCCTTCTGACGTCGAGGATAAACAACGATGTGGGCTTGGTCAACGTGGCCGTCACCGACGCCGTCGAGGGGGGATTCAAGGAGCTGGTAACCATATTGGTCTTGATGGGAGTCGCTTTTTATCAGGACTGGCTTCTTGCCATTGTGGCCTTCGGAGTTTTCCCGTTGATGACCATTCCCATCACAAGGATATCCAGGAGCATGAGAAAGGTTTCGACAAGAGGACAGGAGAAAACAGCCGATATCACCACGATCCTTATGGAGACCTTTTCCGGCGTCAGGATAGTGAAGGCCTTCGGCATGGAGGATTACGAGTCGGAGCGATTCAATAAGGAGAATACGAAGCTCTTCAAGACCTATTTGAAGAAGGCGCGGGTAAGGGCGATGACCGGCCCAATCATGGAGGTCATCGGCACCTTTGGTTTTGCCCTCGTGCTCCTCTACGGCGGCTGGAAGGCGATGGGGATTGAGGGCTACATAGGCAAGTACGTCTCCTTTATTGCCGCCCTTATGCTGATTTACCCCAGCGTCAGGGCTCTGTCGAGGCTGAATAACGGCATACAGGAGGCGATCGCAGCCTCCATAAGAATTTTTAATATATTGGATACGAAGCCGGATATAGTGGATGTCCCAGGAGCCATCGAGCTTCCCCCTGTAAAAAACGAAATAGAGTTCAAGAACGTATCCTTTTCATACGACAGCGTTCCTGTTCTCACCGACATCAACCTCAAAGTCAAGGTGGGGGAGGTGCTCGCCTTTGTCGGCATGAGCGGCGGCGGTAAGACGACGCTGGTCAATTTGATCCCCAGATTCTACGACGTGACCGGAGGCAAGGTGCTCTTTGACGGCGTGGATATCAGGGACGTGAAGCTGAAATCGTTAAGATCGCAAATAGGGATCGTGACCCAGCAGACTATACTATTTTCCGATACCATAAGGAACAACATCGCCTACGGCAATATGGATACCTCCCAGGAAGAGATCGACAATGCCGCCAAGGCGGCCAACGCCTACAATTTCATAAAGCGGCTTCCCGAAGGATACGACACGATGATCGGGGAGGATGGGGCGAGGCTCTCCGGCGGTGAGCGCCAAAGGCTCTCCATCGCCAGGGCGCTTCTGAAAGACGCCCCTGTCTTGATCCTCGACGAGGCGACGTCGTCCCTCGATACAGAATCGGAGAAGGAGGTGCAGAAGGCCCTCGAAAACCTCATGAAGGGAAGAACCACCTTTGTCATCGCCCACAGGCTCTCCACAATACAGCATGCGGACAGGATCATGGTTGTGGTTGGCGGAAAGATAGTCGAGCAGGGAACCCACGATGAGCTTCTCGCTAAAGGCGGTGAATACAAGAAGCTTTACGATATGCAGTTTCAAGACAAGGAGGTTCCAACCGACGGAGTGGTTTTAGTTTGA
- a CDS encoding phosphatase PAP2 family protein, with protein sequence MADRLYGLDLSIFYLINHGLKSPLLDKVLPYFSDFEIFVIPLVILAIFALIKWRLKALWVMLILGAAIGLTDTISFYGIKSLVARPRPYHVLDNVNLLKEWGYSSSFSFPSSHSANSFAIATVLGWFYPKTTFILIPAALMVALSRVYGGVHYPSDVLGGAALGVLCASAALFVSGALKAKWEDSKAVGRVTGDEGHFVLYNLLAPLALLYYIPRLMKEKEGRRGFRERFGHINIPAERPLWIHAASVGEVMVARALIESLRRKVPDLPVLLTVNTPAGRLTAERTIPEAFVSYFPFDFPWIVRRALKKVSPVFVVLTEAEIWPNFIRIAKKRGIPVVLVNGRMSERTHRRFTMIGAFSSGVLGRLSAVVSQSEGYRERYIDLGCQPDNVHVSGNVKYDMLPEHKGPKGDLKDFISRIGRKIVLAGSTHRGEEEIVLDAVAGLGGTNDRPFLIVAPRHLNRVGEVEELLKSRDLSYIKRTEIVDGSKGLKVSSKDGPDVLLLDTIGELSSLMGSADVVFIGGSLIKGIGGHNVLEAAAVKKAPLFGPHMGNFPEISRDLVDAEGGFVVSSAGEMAEIAGRMMADADFALRSGERAASVIERNRGATERCIELLMPFIKGSTER encoded by the coding sequence ATGGCAGACCGGCTCTACGGACTTGATCTCTCCATCTTCTATTTGATCAATCACGGCCTGAAGTCCCCCCTGCTGGACAAGGTCCTGCCCTATTTCTCTGATTTTGAAATCTTTGTAATACCGCTTGTAATCTTGGCGATATTCGCCTTGATAAAATGGAGGCTCAAGGCCCTTTGGGTAATGTTGATCTTAGGTGCGGCCATCGGCCTCACCGACACCATAAGCTTTTACGGGATAAAGAGCCTTGTGGCGAGGCCCAGGCCGTATCACGTCCTCGATAACGTCAACCTTCTGAAAGAGTGGGGTTACTCTTCGTCCTTTTCCTTCCCTTCGTCCCACTCCGCCAACAGCTTTGCAATAGCAACGGTTCTCGGTTGGTTCTATCCGAAGACGACCTTTATCCTGATCCCCGCGGCCCTCATGGTGGCGCTCTCCAGGGTCTACGGGGGCGTTCACTATCCCTCGGACGTCCTGGGAGGAGCCGCCCTGGGCGTTTTGTGTGCCTCAGCAGCCCTTTTCGTTTCTGGAGCTCTGAAGGCAAAGTGGGAGGACTCTAAGGCCGTGGGAAGGGTGACGGGTGATGAAGGACACTTCGTCCTGTACAACCTGCTCGCGCCCCTGGCGCTCCTCTATTACATCCCAAGGCTCATGAAGGAAAAGGAGGGTAGGAGGGGATTCAGGGAGAGGTTTGGGCATATAAATATCCCCGCAGAGAGGCCGCTCTGGATACACGCCGCGTCCGTAGGGGAGGTCATGGTGGCAAGGGCACTGATCGAGTCTTTGAGGAGGAAGGTCCCCGACCTTCCGGTGCTCCTTACAGTGAACACGCCGGCGGGAAGACTCACGGCCGAAAGGACCATCCCAGAAGCCTTCGTTTCATATTTCCCCTTCGATTTTCCCTGGATTGTAAGGCGCGCCCTTAAAAAGGTCTCGCCCGTGTTCGTTGTCTTGACCGAGGCGGAGATATGGCCGAACTTTATAAGGATTGCTAAAAAAAGGGGTATCCCCGTCGTCCTTGTAAACGGAAGGATGTCGGAGAGGACCCACAGGCGGTTTACGATGATCGGCGCCTTTTCTTCGGGAGTCCTCGGTCGTCTTTCCGCCGTTGTCTCCCAGTCGGAGGGATACAGGGAGAGATATATCGATCTGGGGTGTCAGCCTGATAATGTCCACGTCTCCGGGAACGTCAAGTACGACATGCTCCCGGAGCATAAGGGGCCCAAAGGTGATCTCAAGGATTTCATTTCAAGGATAGGCCGCAAGATTGTCCTCGCCGGCAGCACGCACCGGGGGGAGGAGGAGATCGTCCTCGACGCCGTAGCCGGACTTGGGGGAACAAATGACCGCCCATTTTTAATCGTGGCGCCCCGCCACCTCAACAGGGTAGGTGAGGTGGAGGAGCTTTTAAAAAGCCGGGATTTAAGCTACATAAAGAGGACCGAGATCGTGGACGGATCGAAAGGTTTAAAGGTATCTTCTAAAGACGGTCCGGACGTACTCCTCCTGGACACTATAGGGGAGCTGTCAAGCCTTATGGGGTCGGCCGATGTAGTTTTTATCGGCGGGAGCCTCATTAAGGGGATTGGGGGACACAATGTCCTTGAAGCGGCGGCGGTTAAAAAGGCGCCCCTCTTCGGGCCTCACATGGGAAACTTCCCCGAGATATCGAGAGACCTGGTCGATGCGGAAGGGGGATTTGTGGTATCTTCCGCCGGTGAGATGGCTGAAATCGCGGGGCGAATGATGGCGGATGCCGATTTTGCGTTAAGGTCGGGGGAAAGGGCCGCCTCTGTAATAGAGAGGAACAGGGGGGCGACCGAAAGGTGCATCGAACTTCTTATGCCGTTCATCAAAGGGTCGACCGAAAGATGA